AACAGCACCGCGTCGGGGTGTTCCTCGAGCTCGTTCACCACGGCCTTCAGCCGCTCCTCGAAGTCGCCGCGATAGCGGGTGCCCGCAAGCAGGGCGCCCATGTCGAGCGAGTAGATGGTGGTGTTCGAGAGCACCTCGGGCGTGTCGCCGCTGACAATCTTGCGCGCCAGCCCCTCGGCGATGGCGGTCTTGCCGACGCCGGGGTCGCCCACCAGCAGCGGGTTGTTCTTGCGGCGGCGGCAGAGCACCTGGATGCAGCGTTCCACCTCGTGCTCGCGGCCGATCAGCGGGTCCACGTCGCCCTTGCGGGACTTGGCGTTGAGATCCACGCAGTACTTGGCCAGTGCCGACTCCTTGTTGTCGGAGGCCTGTGCGCTCTCGGTTTTCGTTTCTTCCTCCGACTCCTGCGCGCCGGTAACCGGGCGGCTTTCGCCGTAGGCGGGGTTCTTCGCCACGCCGTGGGCAATGAAGTTGACTGCGTCGTAACGGGTCATGTCCTGCTCTTGCAGGAAGTAGGCGGCGTTGCTCTCGCGCTCGGCGAAGATCGCGACGAGCACGTTGGCCCCGGTCACCTCGGTGCGGCCGGAGCTCTGGACGTGGATGGCCGCGCGCTGGATCACGCGCTGGAACGCGGCCGTCGGCACGGCCTCGGACCCCTCGACATCGGTGACGAGGTTGGAAAGGTCTTCGTCGATGAATTCAACGAGCGTGGTACGCAGCTCCTCGGTGTCGACCGAGCAGGCTTTCATAACGCGAGCGGCGTCGGGTTCGTCGATGAGGGCCAGGAGAAGGTGCTCGAGAGTCGCAAATTCGTGGCTGCGGGAGTTCGCCAGCGCCAGGGCCGAATGAATTGCCTGCTCAAGAGTGTTCGAGAATGAAGGCACGGCGTGCTCCTTCCTGTCTGCGTCGGGCCCCGGGCCCAACATTGCCTCTTACCGTTAAAGTTTGGTCGATCAGGACCATCCTTCAAGTGTTTTCTAGGATAGCGGCGCTCACATTTGCCGTGGGACGTGCAACGTGGCGTGAAAAGCGGCGGCCTAGAAGCGGTCTTTCCTGGCGCGGATTTCGGCGAAGACAGCGGCGTTGGTCGCCTCGGTCAAACCGAGCCGCTCGCGGATCTCGGGGGAGTCCGGTCGCAGGAAAGGGTTGGTGGCCAGTTCCTCGGACAGCGCGCAGGAGGCGGTGGGTCGCCCCTCTGTCCGGGCTTTGGCGATGGCGTCACTCCGAGATTTAAGCTCGGAGTTCTCAGGTTCAATAGTAAGCGCAAATCGGGCGTTGGCGGAAGTGTATTCGTGGCCCGAGCAGACGATCGTCTCGGGGGGGAGCGCCATGAGCCTCTGCATCGAGGCCCACATCATCTCGGCGTCGCCTTCGAACAGCCTTCCGCAGCCGAGCGCCATGAGGCTGTCGGCGGTGAACACCGCCTGCGCCTGCGGCATGTAGAAGGCGATATGGCCCAGCGTGTGGCCCGGAACGTCGATCACGTGCACGCCGACCCCGCCCACCGAGAACTCGTCGCCGCCGCCGACAAGCTGGTCGAGCCCGTCGATCTTCGCGGCCTCGGCGCGCGGTCCGATCACGGTGCAGCCGTAGCGGTCGCGCAGCGGCGCGATTCCCTCGACGTGGTCGTGGTGGTGGTGGGTGATCAGAATCGTGTCCAGCGACCAGCCCCGCGCGTCGAGCGCCGCCTCGATCGGCGCGGCCTCGGGCGCGTCGATCAGGATCACTCCCTCGGGGCCCTTGACCAGGTAGGCGTAGTTGTCGCTCAGGCAGGGGACCGTGACGATGTCGAGGGGCATGGCTTTTCCTTCAAGGCTTTGACAGAGTGACTCGCGAGAGTACTCCGAAGAGTGACGCAAGGGACAACGAGCCGCAATGCATCCGGATGTGCAGGCGCTTCGCGACTTCTATTATCGCAGCGCGCTTGGCCGCGCGGCGCGTGGCGCCCTGCGCGACCAGGTGCTGCGCTTCTGGCCCGAGGCGCAGGGGCTGAACGTCGCGGGCTACGGCTTTGCCGTGCCGGTGCTGCGTCCCTACCTCGCGCAGGCGCGGCGGGTGATCGCGCTGATGCCCGCGCCGCAGGGGGTGATGCGCTGGCCCGCCGGGATGCCGAACGTGTCGGTGCTGACCGAGGAGATGCTCTGGCCGGTGGAGACCGGGCACCTCGACCGGCTGGTGGTCATGCACGGGCTCGAGACCTGCAACAACATCACCGCGCTGCTCGACGAGTGCTACCGCACGCTGGGTCCGGGCGGCGAGGTGCTGTTCATCGTGCCCAACCGCTCGGGGCTCTGGGCGCGGTCGGAAAGCACGCCCTTCGGTCAGGGCCGGCCCTATTCGCTGAGCCAGCTCGACGCGCAGCTGAGGGCGCATGACTTCCTGCGGGTCTCGAACGCCTCGGTGCTCTACCAGCCGCCCTCGACCCGGCGCTTCTGGATGAAGACCGCCCCGGTCTGGGAACGGATCGGCCGCACCGTCCCGGCGGTGATGGCCGGCGGGGTGCTGATGGTGCGCGCCTCGAAGCGCTACCCGCCGCAGCGCAAGGGGCTCGGCGAGCGGGTACGCCTGCCCAGCCCGCTCGAGGTGCTGACCCCCGCGCCGAGCAAGGAGCCAAAGCCCGTCTGAAGGCCGATTTGAGGTGGAAAGATTCGGTTTCGGCGGGTCCCGGGCGGCATATCGCCCTAAGATTGTGACCTGACAGATACGTTTGCGCTAGCGTGACGCGTGATCAGAAACCGCGCCCCCATGCGGCATTATTTCCATCGCTCACGAAAAAGCGAGACATTCCATAGCTCTGCCCGCCGCAATGCGGCGCGGCACCGGTCAGGAGCCGGAAAACCCACGCTCAGCAGATGGTTAAATGGCCGTTAGCATGTTGCGAGGTGCCCATCCCTCTGCTAGATCGGCGCTGATTTCGACGCCCTGAGGGCATCAGGGCAGGGACAACGCCTCCGGACGCCGGATCACTTCCGTGCGTCGCGGGGGCCTCATATCGGAAGGGTGGACGTGTCTGAACCAGCTTCGATCTCCAGCGGCATCGCGGCACGCTATGCCACGGCGGTCTTTGGGATCGCCAAAGAGGAAAAAGCGCTCGATAAGCTCGAGAGCGGTATCGACGATCTGTCCGCCGCGCTGGGCGAAAGCGCCGAGCTGAAGGATCTGATCTCTTCGCCGGTCTACACCCGCGAAGCGCAGGGCAAGGCTATCACTGCTGTCGCCGCGAAGATGGGCCTCGCGCCCGTGCTGACGAACACGCTGGGGCTGATGGCCTCGAAGCGCCGTCTCTTCGCGCTGCCGCAACTGATCGCCCACCTGCGCGAGATGATCGCTGCAGAAAAGGGTGAGGTGACCGCCGAGGTGACCTCCGCCATCGAGCTGACCCCGGCTCAGGCCTCCGAGCTCGCCGCGACCCTCAAGTCGCAGATCGGCTCGGACGTGAAGATCAAATCGACCGTGGATGAGAGCCTCATCGGCGGTCTCGTTGTTAAGGTGGGCTCGAAGATGGTCGACACGTCGATCCGCTCGAAGCTCAACTCCCTCCAGAATGCAATGAAAGAGGTCGGATAAATGGGTATCCAAGCAGCCGAGATTTCTGCGATCCTAAAGGAGCAGATCAAGAACTTCGGTCAGGAGGCCGAAGTCGCAGAAGTGGGTCGCGTGCTGTCCGTCGGTGACGGTATCGCACGTGTCCACGGTCTCGACAGCGTGAAAGCCGGCGAGATGGTCGAGTTCCCGGGCGGCATCATGGGCATGGCGCTGAACCTGGAAGCGGACAACGTCGGCGTGGTGATCTTCGGCTCCGACCGGGACATCAAGGAAGGCGACGTCGTCAAGCGCACCAACTCGATCGTGGACGTGCCGGCGGGTGAAGCCCTGCTCGGCCGCGTGGTCGACGGCCTCGGCAACCCGCTCGACGGCAAGGGCCCGATTGCAGCCTCCGAGCGTCGCATCGCCGACGTGAAGGCCCCCGGCATCATCCCGCGCAAATCGGTGCACGAGCCGATGGCAACCGGCCTCAAGTCGGTCGACGCGATGATCCCGATCGGCCGTGGCCAGCGCGAGCTGATCATCGGCGACCGCCAGACCGGCAAGACCGCGATCGCGCTCGACACCATCCTGAACCAGAAGTCGTACAACGACGCCGCCGGCGACGACGACAGCAAGAAGCTGTACTGCGTCTACGTGGCGATCGGCCAGAAGCGCTCGACCGTTGCGCAGCTGGTGAAGCGTCTGGAAGCAACCGGCGCGATCGACTACTCGATCGTCGTGGCCGCAACCGCGTCCGACCCGGCACCGATGCAGTACCTCGCGCCCTACACCGCGACCGCGATGGCCGAGTACTTCCGCGACAACGGCAAGCACGCCCTCATCATCTATGATGACCTGTCCAAGCAGGCCGTGTCCTACCGCCAGATGTCGCTGCTTCTGCGCCGTCCGCCGGGACGTGAAGCCTACCCGGGCGACGTGTTCTACCTCCACTCGCGCCTGCTCGAGCGTTCGGCGAAGCTGAACGAGGATCACGGTGCCGGCTCGCTGACCGCGCTGCCGATCATCGAGACCCAGGGCGGCGACGTGTCGGCCTTCATCCCGACCAACGTGATCTCGATCACCGACGGCCAGATCTTCCTCGAGACCGAACTGTTCTTCCAGGGCATCCGCCCGGCCGTGAACACCGGTCTGTCGGTGTCGCGCGTGGGCTCGTCCGCTCAGACCAAGGCGATGTCCTCGGTTGCCGGCCCGGTGAAACTGTCGCTCGCGCAGTACCGCGAGATGGCGGCCTTCGCCCAGTTCGGTTCGGACCTCGATGCGTCGACCCAGAAGCTGCTGAACCGTGGCGCGCGCCTGACCGAGCTGATGAAACAGCCGCAGTACTCGCCGCTGACCAACGCCGAGATCGTCTGCATCATCTTCGCGGGCACCAACGGCTACCTGGACAACGTTCCGGTGAAGGAAGTCGGCAAGTACGAAGCAGCCCTGCTCGCGTTCCTGCGCGGCCAGCGCAAGGACATCCTCGACTGGATCGAAACCACCGATCCGAAGATCAAGGGTGAACCCGCGGACAAGCTGAAGGCAGTGCTCGACGAATTCGCCGCGACCTACGCCTGAGCGCCCTGAAAGGACAGGATTATGCCTAGCCTCAAGGACCTCAAGAACCGCATCTCCTCGGTCAAGTCGACCCGGAAGATCACCAAGGCCATGCAGATGGTGGCCGCCGCAAAACTGCGGCGGGCACAGGATGCGGCCGAGATGTCGCGGCCTTACACCGAGCGCTTCAACGCGCTGCTCGGTGCTCTGGCCGCGTCGGTGGGCGGTAGCGCGACTGCGCCGAAACTGCTCTCGGGAACCGGGAACGACGACGTGCACCTGCTCGTCGTCATGACCGCCGAGCGCGGCCTTTGCGGGGGCTTCAACAGCTCCATCGTGAAGAAGGCGCGGACCCATATCGAAACGCTCAAGTCCGCTGGCAAGACGGTGAAGATCCTCACCGTCGGCAAGAAGGGCCGCGAGCAGCTCAAGCGTGACTACGGCGACCTGTTCGTCGGTCACGTCGACCTGAGCGATGTCAAGAAGATCGGCTACGCCGACGCCCAGGGCATCGCGAAGGACATCATCGTGCGTTTCGACGCCGGCGAGTTCGACGTGGCGACCATCTTCTACTCGAAGTTCCAGTCGGTGATCTCCCAGGTCCCGACGGCGCAACAGGTGATCCCGGCGCAGTTCGACGCGCCCGAGGGTGACGCTGGCGGGTCCACGCTCTACGAATACGAGCCCGGCGAGGAAGCCATCCTTGCCGATCTCCTGCCCCGTGGCGTCGCAACCCAGATCTTCTCGGCTCTGCTGGAGAACGCGGCCTCGGAACAGGGGGCTCGGATGAGCGCCATGGACAACGCCACGCGCAACGCGGGCGACATGATCGACAGGCTGACGATTGAGTACAACCGTTCGCGTCAGGCGGTCATCACCAACGAACTGATCGAAATCATCTCGGGCGCCGAGGCGCTCTAAGAACCGGAGACGATAAATGGCAAACGCAAAAGGCAAAGTGACCCAGGTCATCGGCGCCGTGGTCGACGTGAAGTTCGACGACCACCTGCCCGAGATCCTGAACGCGCTGACCACCGAAAACGAAGGCAAGAAACTGGTTCTGGAAGTCGCCCAGCACCTGGGTGAGAACACCGTTCGCACCATCGCCATGGACGCGACCGAAGGTCTCGTCCGCGGCCAGGCCGTGGCAGACACCGGCGGCCCGATCTCGGTGCCGGTCGGCAACGCGACCCTCGGCCGTATCCTGAACGTCGTCGGCGAGCCCGTCGACGAAAAGGGCCCGGTCAACGCAACCGAGACCCGCTCGATCCACCAGCCGGCCCCGCAGTTCGACGAACAGTCGACCGAGTCGGAAATCCTGGTCACCGGCATCAAGGTCATCGACCTGCTGGCGCCCTACGCCAAGGGCGGCAAGATCGGCCTGTTCGGCGGCGCCGGCGTGGGCAAGACCGTTCTCATCATGGAACTGATCAACAACATCGCAAAGGTGCACTCGGGCTTCTCCGTGTTCGCCGGTGTTGGCGAGCGGACCCGTGAGGGCAACGACCTCTACCACGAGATGATCGAATCCAACGTGATCAAGCCCGACAACCTCGAGGAATCGCAGGTGGCGCTGGTCTACGGCCAGATGAACGAACCGCCGGGAGCCCGTGCTCGCGTCGCCCTGACCGGCCTGACCCTGGCCGAGCAGTTCCGTGACCAGTCCGGCACCGACGTTCTGTTCTTCGTGGACAACATCTTCCGCTTCACGCAGGCAGGCTCGGAAGTGTCCGCACTTCTCGGCCGTATCCCGTCCGCAGTGGGCTACCAGCCGACGCTGGCAACCGACATGGGCGCGATGCAGGAACGCATCACCTCGACCAAGAACGGCTCGATCACCTCGATCCAGGCCGTGTACGTGCCCGCGGACGACCTTACCGACCCGGCGCCCGCCACGACCTTCGCGCACCTCGACGCGACGACCGTTCTCAACCGTTCGATCTCCGAACTCGGCATCTACCCGGCCGTGGACCCGCTCGACTCCTCGTCGCGCCTCCTCGACCCGGCCGTGATCGGCGAAGAGCACTACAACGTTGCCCGTGACGTGCAGGGTATCCTCCAGCGCTACAAGTCGCTGCAGGACATCATCGCGATCCTCGGCATGGACGAACTGTCGGAAGAGGACAAGCTGACCGTGGCCCGCGCCCGGAAGATCCAGCGCTTCCTCAGCCAGCCGTTCGACGTGGCGAAGGTGTTCACCGGCTCCGACGGTGTGCAGGTTCCGCTTGAGGACACCATCAAGTCGTTCAAGGCTGTGGTGAACGGCGAGTACGACCACCTGCCGGAAGGCGCCTTCTACATGGTCGGCGGCATCGACGAAGTGCTCGCGAAGGCCGAGAAACTGGCCGCAGACGCAGCCTGAGACCAGCGGGGGGCTTCGCGCCCCCCAGTAACCGGAGGCCCAAATGGCTGAAACGATGCAATTCGACCTGGTGAGCCCCGAGCGCAACCTGATGTCGGCTGCCGTCAAGGCAGTGCAGATTCCGGGCACCGAGGGCGATCTGACGGCGATGCCCAACCACGCGCCGATGATCACCACGCTGCGTCCGGGCATCCTCAAGGTCGAGACCGAGACCGGCACGCACGAGTTCGTCGTCACCGGCGGCTTTGCCGAGATCGGTCAGTCGGTCAGCGTGCTGGCCGAGAAGGCCGTGCCGCATGGCGACATGGACCAGGCGACCTACGACGCGCTCGTGGAAGAAGCTGTCATGGCCTACAAGGCCGCGAAGGAAGCTGCTCCCGAGAACGAGCCGGGCCCCGTGGACGAGGCAGCCAAGCTGCTTCAGGACATGGTGGCGGTGGGCACGCATATCGGGCTCGACCCGAAAGCGGCCAACCTCAACTACTGAGCCTGGCGTTCGAGACATGCAAAGGCCCCGCGCAAGCGGGGCCTTCTGCTTTTCCGGGGTGCGGTCTTCCGGGAAGCAGGGGAGGGGGCAGGGAGGGGTTGCTGCTGCCAGTTCCTGACAGGGCCCGGGGCTAGACAGGGCGCAGAACACCTGCAGGAGCCCGTCATGACCCCCAACCTCATCCTCTTCTACGTCGCCGACCCGGTCGCCAGCGCGGCCTTCTACGAGAAGCTGCTCGGCACGCCGCCCGAGGCGGTCTTTCCGACCTATGCCGCCTTTGCCTTCGAGGGCGGGCTGACGCTGGGCCTCTGGTCGGAGACCGCGCGGGATTTCGTCTCGGGCGGCAGCGGCCACCGTTCCGAGCTGGCCTTCATGGTCCCCACGGATGCCGAGGTCGAGCGCCTGCACGCGGCCTGGCGCGCGATGGGCGTCGAGATCGAGCAGGCGCCGCTCGACGCGGTCTTCGGGCGCACCTTCGTTGCCCGCGATCCCGACGGCCACCGCATCCGCGTCTGCACGCCGGACGACTGAGCGCCAAGCTCCGACCCCTTCAGGGAAAATTCCCATTCCAATCGCCGGAGAGTTGCACAAGACTGCCGGCGAAGAGGATGGGGAAGGACTGATGCGGAAATTGCGCGGCGCCTGGGTCGGGATCGACCAGGGCAACGAGGATCTGTTTTCGGAATTCGAGAGCGGCGGAAGCATGTGGACCGGCTCGGGCGAGCGCGAGCGCCGGCGCCGGATCGCCTTTTCCGAGCCCTTCGCGAGCCCGCCGAACGTTCAGGTCTCGCTGTCGCTCTGGGACATCGACAATGGCGGGAACATCCGTGCCGACCTCGGGGCCGAGAATGTCTCGGAGACGGGGTTCGACATGGTGTTCCGCACATGGTCCGACACGCGCGTGGCGCGCGTGCGTCTGTCCTGGATGGCGATCGGGGAGGTGCGGGGCGAGGATGACTGGCTCATCTACTAGCCGGCCGCGGGGAGGCTGCGGCCCTCAGCGGCCGTAGGCGGCTTGCCAGGCGATGTCGCGGATGTTGGCGCGGTGGAAGCCGATGTCGGCGAGTTCGCGATCGCTGAAGGCTTCAAGCTCGTTCACCACGCGGTGGTATTCGGCGCGGCGCGAACGGGCGAGCCGGAAGCGTGCGAAGATGCGGCTGAAGGAACCGCGTCGGGAATCGGTCGGAAGACTGTGAATGTCCGTCGTTGCCATGATGGCCTCCTGATTTCGGGATGGCGCTCACATCGGGATTTCCGGCCGGACTCACAAGCCACGTAAGGAGAACCCCGCAATGCAGACTCTGCATGGCGGGAAAAAACCGTGGCGGGGGGCTCAGATAGGCTTTTCGAAATAGACCCGGTCAAAGCCCTTCTCGGTCACCCGGCCGGTCTCGCGGTAGCCGAGACGGGGGTAGAGCACGAGATTCTCGGTCATCAGGACGTTGGTGTAGAGACGGATTCGGTCGAAACCGGCGTCGCGCGCCTCGGTCTCGGCGAGTTCCATGAGCGCGCGGCCGACACCCTTGCCCTGCGCGCGGGGCGAGACGGCGATGTTGTCGAGCAGCAGCGCGTCCGCCTGCGGCAGCAGCACCAGGAGGCCCGCCACCTCGCCGCCGGTCTCGGCCACGTGGACGCGCTCCGCGGCGATCAGCGCCGCGTAGTCGTCGAGCATCGGGCCGGGCTCGCGCCCCATGCGCGGGATGTAGGGGGAATAGGCGGCCTCGACGATCGCTTCGATCGCAGCGAGGTCCGCGGGGCGCGCCCGCCGGATGAGCGGCGGGCGCGAGGCCATCAGAGGATGCCTTCGTAGATCGGGCCGAGCACTTCGGTCTCGAACAGCGACGACACCGAGGTGCCGTTCCAGATGTTCAGGATCGCCTGTGCGAAGATCGGCGCGGTCGGCAGGATGCGGATGTTCGGCGCGGCGGCGACGGCATCGGTGGCGGCGATCGAGTCGGTGATCACCAGCGACTTCATCACCGACTTGGTGACGCGCTCGACGGCGGGGCCGGACAGCACGCCGTGGGTGATGTAGGCGTGCACCTCGGTCGCGCCGTGGTCCATCAGCACCTCGGCGGCCTTGCACAGCGTGCCGGCGGTGTCGCAGATGTCGTCGACGATGATGCACTTCTTGCCGGTGACGTCACCGATCACGGTCATCTCGGCGATCTCGCCCGGCTTCTCGCGGCGCTTGTCGACGATGGCGAGCGGCGCGTTGATCCGCTTGGCCAGCTCGCGGGCACGGGCCACGCCGCCGACGTCCGGCGAGATCACCATGACGTCCTGCAGCGAGTCCTTGAACTGCTGCTGGATGTCGAGCGCGAAGATCGGCGAGGCGTAGAGGTTGTCGACGGGGATGTCGAAGAAGCCCTGGATCTGCGCGGCGTGCAGGTCCATGGTCAGCACCCGCTCGACGCCGGCCTCGTGGATCATGTTGGCGACCAGCTTGGCGGTGATCGGGGTGCGCGCCTTGGTGCGGCGGTCCTGGCGGGCGTAGCCGAAGTAGGGGATCACGGCGGTGATGCGCGCGGCCGAGGACCGGCGCAGCGCGTCGGCCATGATCAGCAGTTCCATCAGGTTGTCGTTCGCCGGGTTCGAGGTCGGCTGGAGGATGTACATGTCCTCGCCGCGGACGTTCTCGTAGACCTCGACGAAGATTTCCTGGTCGTTGAACCGCTCGACGCGCGCATCGACGAGCCCGACGGCGCCTCCGCGATAGAGCGACATGCGGCGCGCGATGGCAGTCGCGAGCGGCTTGTTGGCATTACCCGCGATGAGCTTGGGTTCGATGACGGTGGGCATTTGGGAGGCTCCGGCGTTACGGAATGACAGATTCGTGACGTTGCGGTCGCCTTAACACGCAGTTAGCGTGGGGCAAAGATACACGGAAGGGCATGTGACCCCATGGCACAAATCCAGTACTATTTTTCGATGTTGTCGCCCTTTGCCTACCTCGCCGGGCCGCGGTTCGAGGAGGTTGCGGCGAAGCACGGGGCCGAGGTGGTCTACAAGCCCTTCGACATCATGGCGCTCTTCCCGCGCACCGGCGGCGCGCCCCTCGGCCAGCGTCACCCGTCGCGGATCGACTACCGCAACGTCGACCTGCCGCGGCAGGCGCGCAAGGCCGGGCTGCCGCTGAACCTCAAGCCGATGTTCTGGCCGACCAATGCCGCGCCGGCCTCCTACGCGATCATCGCGGCGGACCGGGC
The Salipiger sp. H15 DNA segment above includes these coding regions:
- the atpA gene encoding F0F1 ATP synthase subunit alpha, giving the protein MGIQAAEISAILKEQIKNFGQEAEVAEVGRVLSVGDGIARVHGLDSVKAGEMVEFPGGIMGMALNLEADNVGVVIFGSDRDIKEGDVVKRTNSIVDVPAGEALLGRVVDGLGNPLDGKGPIAASERRIADVKAPGIIPRKSVHEPMATGLKSVDAMIPIGRGQRELIIGDRQTGKTAIALDTILNQKSYNDAAGDDDSKKLYCVYVAIGQKRSTVAQLVKRLEATGAIDYSIVVAATASDPAPMQYLAPYTATAMAEYFRDNGKHALIIYDDLSKQAVSYRQMSLLLRRPPGREAYPGDVFYLHSRLLERSAKLNEDHGAGSLTALPIIETQGGDVSAFIPTNVISITDGQIFLETELFFQGIRPAVNTGLSVSRVGSSAQTKAMSSVAGPVKLSLAQYREMAAFAQFGSDLDASTQKLLNRGARLTELMKQPQYSPLTNAEIVCIIFAGTNGYLDNVPVKEVGKYEAALLAFLRGQRKDILDWIETTDPKIKGEPADKLKAVLDEFAATYA
- a CDS encoding GNAT family N-acetyltransferase; the protein is MASRPPLIRRARPADLAAIEAIVEAAYSPYIPRMGREPGPMLDDYAALIAAERVHVAETGGEVAGLLVLLPQADALLLDNIAVSPRAQGKGVGRALMELAETEARDAGFDRIRLYTNVLMTENLVLYPRLGYRETGRVTEKGFDRVYFEKPI
- a CDS encoding H-type lectin domain-containing protein, which produces MRKLRGAWVGIDQGNEDLFSEFESGGSMWTGSGERERRRRIAFSEPFASPPNVQVSLSLWDIDNGGNIRADLGAENVSETGFDMVFRTWSDTRVARVRLSWMAIGEVRGEDDWLIY
- a CDS encoding DUF1127 domain-containing protein — its product is MATTDIHSLPTDSRRGSFSRIFARFRLARSRRAEYHRVVNELEAFSDRELADIGFHRANIRDIAWQAAYGR
- a CDS encoding VOC family protein, encoding MTPNLILFYVADPVASAAFYEKLLGTPPEAVFPTYAAFAFEGGLTLGLWSETARDFVSGGSGHRSELAFMVPTDAEVERLHAAWRAMGVEIEQAPLDAVFGRTFVARDPDGHRIRVCTPDD
- a CDS encoding 2-hydroxychromene-2-carboxylate isomerase; translated protein: MAQIQYYFSMLSPFAYLAGPRFEEVAAKHGAEVVYKPFDIMALFPRTGGAPLGQRHPSRIDYRNVDLPRQARKAGLPLNLKPMFWPTNAAPASYAIIAADRAGGGNLGGLIHTLLRNCWAEEKDIAEDAVIKAALEANGFDPALADSGLLVGAETYAANLEEAVGAGVFGSPFWITEAGEKFWGQDRIEDLDLHLGGKL
- a CDS encoding F0F1 ATP synthase subunit epsilon: MAETMQFDLVSPERNLMSAAVKAVQIPGTEGDLTAMPNHAPMITTLRPGILKVETETGTHEFVVTGGFAEIGQSVSVLAEKAVPHGDMDQATYDALVEEAVMAYKAAKEAAPENEPGPVDEAAKLLQDMVAVGTHIGLDPKAANLNY
- the atpD gene encoding F0F1 ATP synthase subunit beta, encoding MANAKGKVTQVIGAVVDVKFDDHLPEILNALTTENEGKKLVLEVAQHLGENTVRTIAMDATEGLVRGQAVADTGGPISVPVGNATLGRILNVVGEPVDEKGPVNATETRSIHQPAPQFDEQSTESEILVTGIKVIDLLAPYAKGGKIGLFGGAGVGKTVLIMELINNIAKVHSGFSVFAGVGERTREGNDLYHEMIESNVIKPDNLEESQVALVYGQMNEPPGARARVALTGLTLAEQFRDQSGTDVLFFVDNIFRFTQAGSEVSALLGRIPSAVGYQPTLATDMGAMQERITSTKNGSITSIQAVYVPADDLTDPAPATTFAHLDATTVLNRSISELGIYPAVDPLDSSSRLLDPAVIGEEHYNVARDVQGILQRYKSLQDIIAILGMDELSEEDKLTVARARKIQRFLSQPFDVAKVFTGSDGVQVPLEDTIKSFKAVVNGEYDHLPEGAFYMVGGIDEVLAKAEKLAADAA
- a CDS encoding F0F1 ATP synthase subunit gamma, which translates into the protein MPSLKDLKNRISSVKSTRKITKAMQMVAAAKLRRAQDAAEMSRPYTERFNALLGALAASVGGSATAPKLLSGTGNDDVHLLVVMTAERGLCGGFNSSIVKKARTHIETLKSAGKTVKILTVGKKGREQLKRDYGDLFVGHVDLSDVKKIGYADAQGIAKDIIVRFDAGEFDVATIFYSKFQSVISQVPTAQQVIPAQFDAPEGDAGGSTLYEYEPGEEAILADLLPRGVATQIFSALLENAASEQGARMSAMDNATRNAGDMIDRLTIEYNRSRQAVITNELIEIISGAEAL
- the gloB gene encoding hydroxyacylglutathione hydrolase, with product MPLDIVTVPCLSDNYAYLVKGPEGVILIDAPEAAPIEAALDARGWSLDTILITHHHHDHVEGIAPLRDRYGCTVIGPRAEAAKIDGLDQLVGGGDEFSVGGVGVHVIDVPGHTLGHIAFYMPQAQAVFTADSLMALGCGRLFEGDAEMMWASMQRLMALPPETIVCSGHEYTSANARFALTIEPENSELKSRSDAIAKARTEGRPTASCALSEELATNPFLRPDSPEIRERLGLTEATNAAVFAEIRARKDRF
- a CDS encoding F0F1 ATP synthase subunit delta is translated as MSEPASISSGIAARYATAVFGIAKEEKALDKLESGIDDLSAALGESAELKDLISSPVYTREAQGKAITAVAAKMGLAPVLTNTLGLMASKRRLFALPQLIAHLREMIAAEKGEVTAEVTSAIELTPAQASELAATLKSQIGSDVKIKSTVDESLIGGLVVKVGSKMVDTSIRSKLNSLQNAMKEVG
- a CDS encoding methyltransferase domain-containing protein, with protein sequence MHPDVQALRDFYYRSALGRAARGALRDQVLRFWPEAQGLNVAGYGFAVPVLRPYLAQARRVIALMPAPQGVMRWPAGMPNVSVLTEEMLWPVETGHLDRLVVMHGLETCNNITALLDECYRTLGPGGEVLFIVPNRSGLWARSESTPFGQGRPYSLSQLDAQLRAHDFLRVSNASVLYQPPSTRRFWMKTAPVWERIGRTVPAVMAGGVLMVRASKRYPPQRKGLGERVRLPSPLEVLTPAPSKEPKPV
- a CDS encoding ribose-phosphate pyrophosphokinase, which encodes MPTVIEPKLIAGNANKPLATAIARRMSLYRGGAVGLVDARVERFNDQEIFVEVYENVRGEDMYILQPTSNPANDNLMELLIMADALRRSSAARITAVIPYFGYARQDRRTKARTPITAKLVANMIHEAGVERVLTMDLHAAQIQGFFDIPVDNLYASPIFALDIQQQFKDSLQDVMVISPDVGGVARARELAKRINAPLAIVDKRREKPGEIAEMTVIGDVTGKKCIIVDDICDTAGTLCKAAEVLMDHGATEVHAYITHGVLSGPAVERVTKSVMKSLVITDSIAATDAVAAAPNIRILPTAPIFAQAILNIWNGTSVSSLFETEVLGPIYEGIL